TGTCAATGGGGGCCTCGGCTCAGCTTGCAGGTGTGCTGACTGGTATTCTTTATGCGGCGGGGTGGAATATCTGGCTGGCGGCGCTTTTTGCTCTTGGTATTGGTGTGATTGTAGGATTTGGAAATGCTCTTTCGGTAACCAGAGTTGGCATCAATCCTTTCATAGCTACACTGGGAATGCTCAACATTATAGAAGGGTTAGCGTTGGTTTTAACGGGTGGGTTGACAGTGAGTATTTTGGTTCCCGAGTTTCAGTTTCTGGGTATGGGTAGTTTCTTGGGGATACCTTTTCCCATTATTTTGATGATGGCTTTTTTCCTATTTTTCTTTATTCTTTTGGCATATACACCTTTCGGTCGTTCAGTTTACGCAGTTGGCGGTAACCCGACCGCGAGCAAACTGTGTGGCATCAATAATGCAAAAGTACTTACTGTTCTTTTTGTGTTTGGGGGATTTGCTGGTAGCATGAGCGGTATTCTGGTTGCTTCGATGCTGGGTGCGGCGGCACCAGCTGCTTTATCCGGGACTATTTTGACAGTAATTGCTGCTGTAATTCTTGGAGGAACTAGTCTTTCTGGTGGTTCGGGCAATGTTTGGGGTACGCTACTGGGTGTTTTAATTTTGGGTACTTTGACCAATGGGTTGGTTATTCTGAATGTTTCTTCTTTCTGGCAAGAAGTAGTTCAGGGTATTGTGTTGCTCGGTGCAGTAGGAATAGATCAGCTTCGGCAGAGAAGACGTTAGGAGGGTCAAAAAGTGAATGCTCGAGAACGCTTTCACGAAGTTATGCATTTCAACACGGAAGTGTGTGCTTTAAAGTGGGAATTTGGGTATTGGGGTGGTACTGTCGACCGCTTTTATAAGGAGGGCTTACCCCGAAAGTATTATCCTCGAGTTCCTGACAAGGTAAGCACTCCTACTGCCAGCCTTTATGTGCCTGCCTGGAATTCCATTGCTGGAAATAGCCTTCCGGAGGGTATAGCCATTACTGGTGGGGGCTTGTATTGGCCTACTCAAGGCTTTCCGCTTGATTATGATATTAGGAATTATTTTGAGATGGACAAAGGTCAGATTTTGGTTAACGTG
This portion of the Thermatribacter velox genome encodes:
- a CDS encoding ABC transporter permease; this encodes MFSILSPFFLTLRNFSNIASNMAYIGIMAAAQTPLLIGGAMDLSMGASAQLAGVLTGILYAAGWNIWLAALFALGIGVIVGFGNALSVTRVGINPFIATLGMLNIIEGLALVLTGGLTVSILVPEFQFLGMGSFLGIPFPIILMMAFFLFFFILLAYTPFGRSVYAVGGNPTASKLCGINNAKVLTVLFVFGGFAGSMSGILVASMLGAAAPAALSGTILTVIAAVILGGTSLSGGSGNVWGTLLGVLILGTLTNGLVILNVSSFWQEVVQGIVLLGAVGIDQLRQRRR